From a region of the Leptospira kmetyi serovar Malaysia str. Bejo-Iso9 genome:
- a CDS encoding motility associated factor glycosyltransferase family protein: protein MSHNLSEKTREIFGKKPYLSLYFQRPEDPNLVFALKPAKNPEEWFLELNGRALSSAVAPRTQAQRILQTQKISATDLVAVIGLGNPHLIFEVHKNLEPGQILLLVDEHPELLFPLWDGVLEPVMDVPGRHLFLGHSALNLLWNYLESLPVERVSGIRIFRNAASTSLNEAYYGELEIKIRKILSSKMSDLLTKFEFERIWVRNTFVNAANFPDSKNPRTRVEFLKEKFANTPAMLVSAGPSLRSQCEWIRKIRDKVFLFSCDTSLKALLKFGIVPDGVITLDAQTHSFFHFMGAESSNVPLFADLVSSPSILRSQKFTKVVHSLTAKYVVEASGELKREVTAGSTTAEKLLGPIGDIQSGGSVATTAFDLLRNLGCKPIFLVGQDLAYSGREIHSTGTHHNEKWLTLLKRTQSLEKINEMIIRKRDTRFVPSAGGGEVLTDYVLDLYRHWFEESFKTLDFPVYNVNSRGAKIENCENVSLEKADRILSEFPDHGYYWKEFGAWKNEERFEISKKDAENFRSDLLQKIQTILEIFSNPSIREESYEFVLSRFRNEIQTWEDLNYLVRKTEIYILRHKDTLDETRKKNLFLGAVLKEFTGLKRKLLAGIETV from the coding sequence ATGTCTCACAATCTCTCTGAAAAGACAAGAGAAATATTCGGGAAAAAGCCGTACTTATCCCTCTATTTCCAAAGACCCGAAGATCCCAATCTTGTCTTCGCTCTGAAGCCCGCAAAAAATCCGGAAGAATGGTTTTTGGAACTCAACGGTCGCGCCCTTTCCAGCGCGGTCGCCCCCCGCACGCAGGCGCAGAGAATTCTTCAGACACAAAAAATTTCCGCGACGGATTTGGTCGCGGTGATCGGTCTCGGAAATCCGCATCTCATCTTCGAAGTTCATAAAAATTTGGAGCCTGGACAAATTCTTCTCTTAGTGGACGAACATCCCGAACTTCTTTTCCCTCTTTGGGACGGAGTTTTGGAACCCGTAATGGACGTTCCTGGAAGACATTTGTTTTTGGGACATTCCGCTCTCAATCTTCTTTGGAATTATTTGGAATCTCTTCCCGTAGAAAGAGTTTCCGGAATTCGAATTTTTAGAAACGCCGCGAGCACTTCTCTCAACGAAGCGTATTACGGAGAATTGGAAATCAAGATTCGGAAAATTCTTTCCTCGAAGATGAGCGATCTTTTGACCAAGTTCGAGTTCGAAAGAATTTGGGTCCGCAATACGTTCGTAAACGCGGCGAACTTTCCCGATTCCAAAAATCCGCGCACTCGCGTAGAATTTTTAAAAGAAAAATTTGCGAACACTCCCGCGATGCTCGTGTCCGCCGGACCTTCGCTTCGGAGTCAGTGCGAGTGGATTCGAAAGATCCGCGACAAAGTGTTTTTATTCTCCTGCGATACTTCTTTGAAAGCGCTTTTGAAATTCGGAATCGTTCCGGACGGGGTCATCACTCTCGACGCGCAGACTCATTCTTTCTTTCATTTTATGGGCGCGGAATCGTCTAACGTGCCCTTGTTTGCGGACTTGGTAAGTTCTCCCTCGATTTTAAGATCGCAAAAATTTACGAAGGTGGTTCATTCTTTGACCGCAAAATACGTGGTCGAAGCGAGCGGAGAATTGAAGCGCGAAGTGACCGCGGGTTCGACCACCGCCGAAAAACTTTTAGGTCCGATCGGTGACATTCAATCGGGCGGAAGCGTCGCGACGACCGCGTTCGATCTGCTTCGCAATCTCGGTTGCAAACCGATCTTTTTAGTCGGTCAAGATCTTGCGTATTCGGGAAGGGAAATCCATTCCACGGGGACCCATCACAACGAAAAATGGCTGACTCTTCTAAAAAGAACGCAAAGCCTCGAAAAGATCAACGAGATGATCATCCGCAAACGGGACACTCGTTTTGTTCCTTCCGCCGGCGGCGGAGAAGTCCTCACCGATTACGTTTTGGATTTATACAGACATTGGTTCGAAGAATCGTTTAAAACTCTGGACTTCCCCGTTTACAACGTAAATTCTCGCGGAGCCAAAATCGAAAATTGCGAAAACGTTTCCTTGGAAAAGGCGGATCGAATTCTTTCCGAATTTCCGGATCACGGTTATTACTGGAAAGAATTCGGCGCTTGGAAGAACGAGGAACGGTTCGAGATTTCGAAAAAAGACGCGGAAAACTTTCGCTCCGATCTTTTACAGAAAATCCAAACCATTCTCGAGATTTTTTCGAATCCGTCCATTCGGGAAGAATCGTACGAGTTCGTTCTTTCCCGATTTAGAAACGAGATTCAAACCTGGGAAGACTTGAATTATCTCGTTCGCAAAACCGAAATTTATATTCTCCGCCACAAAGACACGTTAGACGAAACCAGAAAGAAAAATCTTTTTTTGGGTGCGGTTCTGAAGGAATTTACCGGTCTCAAACGCAAACTTCTCGCGGGAATCGAAACGGTTTAA